From the Bos javanicus breed banteng chromosome 7, ARS-OSU_banteng_1.0, whole genome shotgun sequence genome, the window gggtcgctaagagtaggacacgactgagcgacttcactttcacttttcactttcatgcattagagaaggaaatggcaacccactccagtattcttgccttgaaaatcccaaggacgggggagcctggtgggctgccgtctatggggtcagagtcggacacgactgaagcgacttagcagcagcagcctatgtAATCTCAAGCAGGTTTTgtcccctctgggcctcagttttcttatctgtgaagtGGGGATAACTGCGGTGCCTCCCACACAGAATTGCCATGCAGGTTAAAGGAAGAAATTTCCCTGAGTGTATTTTCTGGATTACTCACGTATTGTGCCCTGAGGCCAGGTTTTGCCACACCACACACAGCCTGGGGTGTCTCAGTGCCCCTGCCCCAGTCCTGCAGGCCCACACAGCTGCAGCTCAGACAAGCTTCTGGAAACATCACTTTCAGCTTAGGAACCTCCAGGGGCTCCCTCtggccagtggttctcagctcCAGCTATACAGCTTCAGCTCTTCAGAAAAAATATAGGATCTGCAACTCTACCCAGActaactgaatcagaaactccaaTAGTTGTGACACTGGCCTGAAGTTGTATAAGCTCCTAGCATTTCTTGCCCTGCTCTTTGTTGGGCATATAAGCCAGCCTGCTACCCTGGGGAGGGAGTGGGTATAATTCAGCAGGTTCTGGTTGATTCCTGATCCCCAGAATCTCCTCTGAGAGAAATGTGTTGAAAGTATGCAAGTGAAAACCAGGGCAGACCAGGGTTTTGTTGCAGCATTGCTTGCGATAGGAAACAAACATCGTAACAGCTAATATTCAGACAGCTCACTATGTGccgggcactgttctaagcatttcgGTGtaatttaactcatttaatcatcacaccAACCtataaggcagaaagagaattCCTTCCTTACAGGTCATTTTTAAGACCAAGGTTCCATAAAGACCTCTGCCCTTCACCTGAGGAGCTAACTTGGGGTTTCCTCTTCACCCGAGTCTCCCTAGGCAGAGGTGTTCCCCAAGAGCCAAGAGGTTGTGGGATTGTAAGGGGTCCTCTGGGAGTGTGCGGCCTTGGTTTCTGGGAGTGGACCCCATGCAATGCCAGGTGGGTCACTGGAATCTCAGGACGGTTAGGGCTGGGAGGCCTGGGATGTTCAGTCACAGCCCCAGGCTACACTGTGGAGGTTTAAGGGGATGAGGCCTTTGAGGTTCCTGGGGCCAGTGGAGACCTCAGAACCTTGAGGCTTCGGGGAGGCGGGGCCGCCCCTCCAGAGACTGGGCCGTTAGAATGCTTGGAGGTGGGTCCCATACCAGGATTGGGCAGCCATAGCCCTAGAGGGCGGGGCCAAGGGCCCAGGAGGCGGGTCGAGAGGCTGGATACATCCTAGGATTGGGCAGTCGGAGCGACGGGAGGTGGGGCCGCGAGCCAGGCGCGTCCCAGGACCTGCAGTCGGAGACCCAGGCCGGCCGCCGGGGCGCCGGGCGGGGCTCACAGGTGCCATGGGCGGGGCCTGGGGGCAAGTGGGGCGGGGCCAGGCTCAGCGGGGGATGGGGGCGTCtcctccctcactccctcccaccctcacGCCGGGCCCCCTCACCCGTGGCGGCCGCTACGCTGGCCGCGCTCCAGCGAGATGAGGTAGGCGGCGAGCTTGGCATCGCTCCAGCCGCTGCGGCGCCGCAGGTCCACCCAGGGCCCGTGCGCCTCGCCCAGGTACACGCGCCTCACGTCGTACTTCTTCCGGGACTCGAGCCGCCGCCGGGCCCGGTCCGACTCCGTGAGCCGCGGCCGGCCCCGCGCCTTGCGGCCCGCAGCGCTCTCCTCGGCGGCCGCCTCCCCGCCTGCGCCTGCCTCAGCCTCCGCCTCCGCCTCGGGCTCCGGCGCCCGCTCCGCCATCCCCCCCTCCCTGGTTACCAGCCTCCCCCGTTGTTAGGAGCCCGGCCGGAAGTGGCGCGCATGTTCCGCGCCGGCGGGAAATTTCTGATGGACTCTCACTGCCCCACGGCGTCAAAAGGAGACCGAGAGCAGAAGCTGCGCATGCGCAACAAACGCTTGCACCAACTCCCTCTTCTTAATCCCTTCTGTTAAACTTTTGAGTAAACAAGAGGCGGAAGGGGTAGTTGAAGGTATGAGGCTGATCGGGGAGGAAACAGCGAAGAGAACCCATAAACCCCCGGCGGGTAGGGGATTCTTCCTCTATACCTGCGGGGATGACAGGGAGCTGTCAGTTCTGGAAAGCCCTTGAAAAGGCATGACATCAAGCATTAAAGGGGCAGGGACACCACACTGCCAGAGAAGAGGCAAGGCAGCCCCAAGCAGGAAGACTTTTATTTGCTCTACACGCATAGGTGATGTCATGCCTACACACCAGTCCGCGGACTATGCTCTCATGACCGCCCAGGGTCAGCTCTGGCCCTGCTGTTGTCGCTGCTGACTGTCTTCTTCTTCCTGGCcctcaggtgggggtgggggtggctccTCCAGCTCTGAGGAGGATGGCAGGAGCTCCCCGGAGGACCCTGACAGGCGGAAGACCACCGGGATCCGGGCCAGGGCTGGGTTGGTCTCCTGAAGGCCCTGGATCCACTTGGCCAGCGTGGCCTGGTCATGGGCACCCGCCACACATATGGCAAAGACAGGCCCTTCCTCCACTGTTGGGAGAGATAGGCCCTCAGTTTGTTCGGCCCCCTCACGCCCACAGCCCACACTCTTTAAGCTCCCTTTGCCTTTTGTGTATGTCCAAGCCTTTGCACACACAATCCCCTCCACCTAGCCTGCCCATTCCACACATCACCTGGGTGACGCCTCCTGATTCTTCAGGGCTCCACTGGAAACCCTCCTGACCCCCACCAGAGACTGAGTTGTGTACCTCCTCCTGGGGACCCCAAGAATGTAACATGTCTATTCCACCACTGACCTGAGGGGATGGACCGGACCTGTCCTGGTCATGCCCAGTAGCCAGCACAGGAATGTTCCACAGATGTTTGAAGGAGGAAGTGACAGAGGGCTGACAGGTCTAGAGCCCCTGAGTGGGGAGTTTCGTGCTTTCGCGTGCGCACGcgccgcgcgcgcgcgcgcgtgtgtgtgtgtgtgtgtgtgtgtgtgtacctgggCCTCTGCTGGGTCTGTGAGGGTGAGTCGTAACTGGACTAGGTCTTGGCCTGGCTCTCAGCCCTCTACTCCAGAGGCGGTACCCCATCCCAAGCAGTGTTTAGAATCTGACCTGTCCTGGTTTTTACCTTCATCAATGTTAAACTCGTAGTCATCCCAGCTGCTCCTCCCGTAGGCCAGGTCTAGCTGCATCGGGTAGTAAATGTTCCACTCCTCTGGAATCTCCTCCACTTCCTACCCCAGGGAGGCGGTGCAGGCAAAGTCAGAGGCCCCGGATCTTGAAGCCACCTGCGGCCTCTTCCCTGGTCCCTGTCCTCCCGTCCCCCCATCCCCTTCCACCCCTCTGAGCCAACTCACTCTTCCCACTGCCCTGACTTCCACTTTGGGCCCTCACCCGCTCCTCGGGAGGCAGCAAGTCAGCTCTGAGGATGTGGTAATAGACACATTTGTCTCGAAGCCACAGGGAGAAGGGGCCCTCAACGAAGATTGGGCGGGCTGGGTCATGGCGGGCCAGGGCACTCTGCTGCTCAGGACTCTGGATCCCTGGtgtggagacacacacacatggggtgggggtgggggtagttCTGGCTCAGGGGCTGTGCCCCAGGGCCCAGAGAGCCCTCCCAGCAGGCTCAGTGTGAATGTGGCATCCCCTCCCTTCGTGGGACCTTACCTACGATGTGGGTCTCTGTAGGATCCATTGCGTCGGGGGAGTCTTTCAGCAAAGGCATCTGTAAGGAAAGCAGGGGTGGACACTTATGGCCCCCACAGCCCCTACGGGGGAAGGGCGGGGGAGAGAGAAGTGGGGAAGGGGGATTCTAGTGAAATTGAGGGCCCCTCTGAGGCCTAAATACTGGGCCTCCCACCCATCACTCAAGACCACCACCTTCTTGCTTCTATCAGATTAAGCCAAAGCCATTGACCCTGGAGATGCTCATGGGGAGGGAACCCTGGAGCCAGCCCACCTGTGTGAaaatcctgcctctgccactGTCTGCATGACCTTGGCTGCGTTACTGAGAAGGGAGCTGCCACAGACTGCTCAAGGAACAGGAAGGCCATGCCCAGAAAACAGTGAGTATGGGGAGGTGGGGTAGGAGCAGAGGTCCAGCTGGGCCAAGGGCCCTGGAATCTAGAGAAGGCTCCACCAGGGAATCAGGGCCTGTCTTCCGGAATCACTCCAGTTCCTGAAGGGGGCCTGGCCCTGAGGAGGTGGCCGAGGGTGTGGCCAGGGGTGACTACCTGGTAGGTGGTGACCCTGGCACTGAGGTCAGGCTCCATGTGCCGCAGGGCCAAACTGGCCAGGTCCACGGGGTCCTGGGGCAGATCCCGGGGCACGGGGAAAGGGTTGATATTCTTGAAGCGGGTGAACCACAGCTTCATGCGCACCAGCTTGAGCATGGGGTAGCTTTTGCGGCCGAATATCTGCAAGAGCAGGAACTCCGTCTCCTTGTTGGGCATCACCCCTGTGCCAGGCAGATGCAGGCAGAGCCTCAgtgagggagaagaggagggaagggatGATGGGAGAGAGATAACTGAGAGATGGGGGATGGGTGGGCAGAGGTGGACTCCAGActgagagacagggaggagagGTCAGAGCCGAGGAACCACAGAGTGGGTAGAGCGCTGAGACATGGGAGAGGGAGGCAGCCCCTGGCCCCACTCCAGCCTGCGGGCCTCACCGTGGTTCTCCATCTGCTCCAGGACTGCAATCCCGCACTCCTGCTGCCGTGGGTAGTGGAGGAAGATGCTGTGGAAGATGTTGCGAGGCCGGAAGACCTCCTT encodes:
- the ECSIT gene encoding evolutionarily conserved signaling intermediate in Toll pathway, mitochondrial produces the protein MSWAQAILLARGASRGWGGICSTALTGAPFSQVPPQAPRGLRCSAAAHNPDSSLVPHPPEPPRRPVKALAVHEELFRPALDGARNKANFVRAVQNFTEYNVHKRGHVDFIYLALRKMREYGVERDLSVYNLLLDIFPKEVFRPRNIFHSIFLHYPRQQECGIAVLEQMENHGVMPNKETEFLLLQIFGRKSYPMLKLVRMKLWFTRFKNINPFPVPRDLPQDPVDLASLALRHMEPDLSARVTTYQMPLLKDSPDAMDPTETHIVGIQSPEQQSALARHDPARPIFVEGPFSLWLRDKCVYYHILRADLLPPEEREVEEIPEEWNIYYPMQLDLAYGRSSWDDYEFNIDEVEEGPVFAICVAGAHDQATLAKWIQGLQETNPALARIPVVFRLSGSSGELLPSSSELEEPPPPPPEGQEEEDSQQRQQQGQS